The following coding sequences are from one Methanococcoides orientis window:
- a CDS encoding DUF2769 domain-containing protein: MSDIEGEKIGGKYFGICPSFHHSKACNCKHCPSSPGDGYMFCAKGNKLPVSEKAGCLCKECYVYSQFALEGEYFCRMEDD; this comes from the coding sequence ATGTCTGATATTGAAGGAGAAAAGATCGGTGGGAAATACTTTGGGATATGTCCTTCATTTCATCATTCCAAAGCCTGCAATTGTAAACATTGTCCATCATCCCCTGGAGATGGGTATATGTTCTGTGCAAAGGGTAACAAGTTACCTGTTTCTGAAAAAGCGGGCTGTCTCTGTAAAGAATGCTATGTTTATAGCCAGTTTGCTCTTGAAGGTGAATATTTTTGCAGAATGGAGGATGACTGA
- a CDS encoding rhodanese-like domain-containing protein, whose protein sequence is MISEKIVLVLVILVISCFILGCANPVTSYKVDEVDSTAGYMDVSVQDAKKMIDSGDVFLLDVRTVNEFETEHIEGAVNINVNELSSRLDEVPRDETILVYCRTGARSVTASNILVDAGYTDVYNMLGGINKWKAEGYPYVNGSSS, encoded by the coding sequence ATGATCTCTGAGAAAATTGTACTGGTTCTTGTAATTCTTGTAATTTCCTGTTTCATTTTAGGTTGTGCTAACCCGGTTACCTCATATAAGGTGGATGAGGTCGATAGCACCGCAGGATACATGGATGTCTCGGTACAGGATGCAAAAAAAATGATCGATTCCGGGGACGTTTTCCTCCTGGATGTCCGTACTGTCAATGAGTTCGAAACTGAGCACATCGAAGGTGCTGTGAACATTAATGTTAACGAACTTAGCTCACGGCTGGACGAGGTTCCAAGGGATGAAACGATACTGGTTTACTGTCGCACGGGTGCGAGAAGTGTCACAGCAAGCAACATTCTTGTTGATGCCGGATATACCGATGTTTACAACATGCTGGGTGGTATCAACAAATGGAAAGCAGAGGGTTACCCGTACGTGAACGGTTCCTCCTCTTAA
- a CDS encoding PaaI family thioesterase: MDQIKEFFKRDKFAEYINAELLEVSEGYAKAKMDIQEHHLNGVGIVQGGATFTLADFTFAAAANSHGTVAVAINATISFVTAATSGTLTAEARETSRNPKIATYTIEVTDDNSNTIAIFQGMVYRKKQTLESFIDQA; the protein is encoded by the coding sequence TTGGACCAGATAAAAGAGTTCTTCAAACGAGATAAATTTGCAGAATATATCAACGCCGAGCTTCTAGAAGTCTCAGAGGGATATGCAAAAGCAAAGATGGACATTCAGGAACACCACCTCAATGGCGTAGGCATCGTACAGGGCGGAGCAACATTTACCCTTGCAGACTTCACTTTTGCAGCTGCTGCCAACTCCCACGGGACAGTTGCAGTTGCAATAAATGCAACAATATCTTTCGTGACAGCTGCAACCTCAGGAACACTGACAGCCGAAGCACGAGAAACGTCAAGGAACCCGAAGATAGCAACCTATACAATCGAAGTTACCGATGACAACAGCAATACTATTGCCATCTTCCAGGGAATGGTATACAGGAAAAAACAGACATTAGAGTCATTTATTGATCAGGCGTAA
- a CDS encoding response regulator, producing the protein MKQANILVVEDENIVALSIKNKLEMMGYSVVGTAPSGEDAIIKADLFYPDLVLMDVMLRGEMDGIEAAEKIREKFDIPVIFLTAYTDDKTLERAKLAEPYGYISKPFKEQDLKSNIEMALHKHEKEIRLK; encoded by the coding sequence ATGAAACAGGCAAATATTTTAGTCGTCGAGGATGAGAATATCGTTGCTTTAAGCATAAAGAACAAGCTTGAAATGATGGGTTATTCCGTAGTTGGCACGGCTCCTTCAGGAGAGGATGCTATTATAAAAGCGGATCTGTTCTATCCTGATCTTGTGCTAATGGACGTCATGCTCAGAGGTGAGATGGATGGCATCGAGGCAGCTGAAAAGATCAGGGAAAAATTCGATATTCCGGTGATCTTCCTTACAGCATATACTGATGATAAGACCCTTGAGAGGGCGAAACTTGCTGAGCCCTATGGTTACATCTCAAAGCCGTTCAAGGAACAGGACCTCAAGTCCAATATCGAGATGGCTCTCCACAAGCATGAGAAAGAGATCAGGTTAAAATAA
- a CDS encoding HAD family hydrolase produces the protein MLKVLIFDMDGVLVDSMSYHTEAMQHIFDELGINMDKQDIYDKEGSKTVEIVSFLLEKEGIDPLDFDVDGLIKRYRAEFARILVLKSFREIDDCLPILRERFMLSVVSGADRNIVHDVIGRLFEGIFDIVLSGEDVEHGKPAPDPFLKVAEVLNVDRSECLVVENAPMGVEAANRAGMFCVGVPTYVSKESIINADKIVDDHRMLKEFLLGLEHPEKGEIESLRLINK, from the coding sequence GTGCTAAAAGTTTTGATATTCGACATGGATGGTGTACTGGTGGACTCTATGTCCTATCATACCGAGGCTATGCAGCATATCTTTGATGAATTGGGCATCAATATGGACAAACAGGACATTTATGACAAGGAAGGGTCGAAGACCGTAGAGATCGTCAGTTTCCTGCTTGAGAAGGAAGGGATCGATCCTCTTGATTTTGATGTCGATGGCCTGATTAAAAGATACAGGGCAGAGTTTGCAAGGATACTTGTGTTGAAGTCATTCAGGGAAATTGATGATTGCCTTCCGATATTGAGGGAGCGTTTCATGCTTTCAGTGGTCTCGGGTGCCGACAGGAATATCGTGCATGATGTTATTGGGAGATTGTTCGAGGGTATTTTTGACATTGTTCTCAGTGGCGAGGATGTAGAACATGGGAAACCTGCCCCTGATCCTTTCCTTAAGGTCGCTGAGGTGTTGAATGTTGACCGGAGTGAGTGCCTTGTGGTGGAGAATGCACCAATGGGTGTGGAGGCTGCGAACAGGGCCGGTATGTTCTGTGTGGGTGTGCCTACTTATGTCAGTAAAGAGAGCATCATCAATGCTGACAAAATTGTGGATGATCACCGGATGCTGAAGGAATTCCTGCTTGGTCTCGAACATCCGGAAAAAGGTGAGATCGAATCCTTACGCCTGATCAATAAATGA
- a CDS encoding PAS domain S-box protein, whose translation MYISENEPVKGVDVNAPVSDRLLRIQRDIGIALFSSSNLLTNLELLLETTLNIGVIDCGGIYFVDEDTDEIYLVMQKNLSEQFIRRNSHYRPDSPQHDVLEKGLPLYGACFEFTDKIPSDPFTKGMLGCGILPITYGGKVVASLNVASHSHDVLPSEIKDSLEAIAVQIGGFIARIRSEMKLEKRQKDLQTLFESIEDLFFVLDVEGNIIDANKKTLDKLGYTLEEFCKLGPMGLHSEKYRGEVIKAIEEVHEKNHASFSIPILTKDRFSIPVEVKVTPGKWNGKDAYFSICRDISDRERAELMLKMEKDKLQNYLNIAGVIIFAVDRNQTVISINRKGCRMFGLPESELLGKKWYDLGFSEEFSFQGRKAFPKIMAGDTNVMEYSESSIVTDAGDVRIIAWHTVVLKDDEGVITGMLCSGEDVTEFRNTEEALKNSEETYRVVFNGSLDGITIHEKENYRMLDINDRGCEMAGYSREEVLGRTAEDIKQGKALYSLEKIMWLIDTASENGFANAEWQGKRKNGELFWTEVMARSAMIGGKERIIVTIHDLTERKNAEKALMEVEAMRKKEIHHRIKNNLQIICSLLDLCSMEFDDSSVVQAFMESRSRVMSMSLIHEELYQSTDMESINFADYIQKLSAELISSYSLDKDIELELRVEDIFLSMDTAIPLGIIINELVTNSLKHAFEGMSGKICIDLKHGDENKFILFVSDNGVGFPEGIDYKKSTSLGLQLLKTLVDQIGGTIDMDRTCGTAFTIIFNEKNRI comes from the coding sequence ATGTACATATCTGAAAATGAACCGGTAAAAGGGGTTGATGTAAACGCTCCTGTGTCGGATAGGTTGCTGCGTATCCAGCGAGATATAGGTATTGCTTTGTTTTCCAGTAGCAATTTGCTCACAAACCTTGAACTTTTGCTTGAAACAACCCTTAACATAGGGGTTATTGATTGCGGTGGCATATATTTTGTCGACGAGGATACTGATGAGATCTATCTTGTAATGCAGAAGAACCTTTCAGAGCAATTCATTCGCAGAAATTCCCATTATAGGCCAGATTCTCCTCAGCATGATGTCCTCGAAAAAGGTTTGCCTTTGTATGGGGCTTGTTTTGAGTTTACGGATAAGATCCCTTCTGATCCGTTCACAAAAGGTATGCTTGGGTGTGGGATTCTTCCGATAACATACGGTGGTAAAGTGGTGGCCAGTTTGAACGTTGCTTCACATAGCCATGATGTACTACCTTCTGAAATTAAGGATTCCCTGGAAGCCATTGCTGTACAAATAGGTGGTTTCATCGCAAGGATCCGGTCCGAAATGAAACTGGAAAAAAGGCAAAAGGATCTGCAGACCCTGTTCGAAAGCATTGAAGACCTTTTTTTTGTGCTAGATGTAGAGGGTAATATCATCGATGCCAACAAAAAGACCCTCGATAAGCTGGGCTATACGCTGGAAGAGTTCTGCAAATTAGGTCCCATGGGTTTGCATTCCGAAAAATATCGCGGTGAGGTCATAAAGGCCATTGAGGAAGTGCATGAGAAAAACCATGCTTCCTTTTCAATTCCCATACTCACAAAAGACAGGTTTTCCATTCCGGTTGAAGTGAAAGTAACTCCTGGCAAATGGAATGGAAAAGATGCTTATTTTAGCATATGCAGGGATATCTCCGACCGGGAACGTGCAGAACTTATGCTCAAAATGGAAAAGGACAAGCTCCAGAATTACCTGAATATAGCAGGTGTCATCATTTTTGCAGTTGATCGGAATCAGACGGTGATCTCTATAAATAGGAAGGGTTGCAGGATGTTCGGTCTTCCTGAGTCCGAGCTCCTCGGGAAGAAATGGTATGATCTGGGGTTTTCAGAAGAGTTCAGTTTTCAGGGGCGCAAAGCTTTCCCTAAAATAATGGCTGGCGACACTAATGTCATGGAATATTCTGAGAGTAGCATTGTCACTGACGCCGGAGATGTACGGATCATTGCATGGCATACTGTGGTTCTGAAAGATGATGAAGGTGTTATCACAGGCATGTTATGTTCTGGTGAGGATGTGACCGAGTTCAGGAATACAGAGGAAGCCCTGAAAAATTCTGAGGAAACCTATCGTGTCGTTTTCAATGGTTCACTTGATGGTATAACTATCCATGAAAAGGAGAATTACAGGATGCTTGATATCAATGACAGGGGGTGTGAGATGGCAGGCTATTCCAGGGAAGAAGTGCTTGGAAGGACTGCTGAGGATATTAAGCAGGGAAAGGCTCTCTATTCATTGGAAAAGATCATGTGGCTTATCGATACTGCATCTGAAAATGGGTTTGCAAATGCTGAATGGCAGGGAAAGAGGAAGAATGGTGAGCTGTTCTGGACCGAGGTCATGGCAAGATCGGCTATGATCGGAGGTAAGGAGCGCATAATTGTCACAATCCATGATCTCACTGAACGCAAGAATGCAGAAAAGGCGTTGATGGAAGTCGAAGCGATGCGAAAAAAGGAGATCCATCATCGTATCAAGAACAACCTTCAGATAATCTGCAGTTTGCTCGATCTTTGTTCTATGGAGTTTGATGATTCTTCTGTGGTTCAGGCTTTTATGGAGAGCAGGAGTCGTGTTATGTCGATGTCATTGATCCATGAGGAACTTTACCAGTCAACAGATATGGAAAGCATCAATTTTGCTGATTATATCCAGAAGCTCTCAGCTGAGCTTATAAGTTCATATTCTCTTGATAAGGATATTGAACTGGAACTTCGTGTCGAGGATATCTTTTTGAGCATGGATACGGCAATCCCTCTTGGGATAATCATAAATGAATTGGTGACCAACTCTTTGAAACATGCTTTTGAGGGAATGTCGGGGAAGATCTGTATTGATCTAAAGCATGGGGATGAAAATAAATTTATACTATTCGTGAGTGATAATGGTGTAGGGTTCCCTGAGGGAATTGATTATAAAAAAAGCACTTCATTGGGTTTACAGCTTTTGAAAACGCTGGTCGATCAGATAGGGGGAACTATTGATATGGATCGGACTTGCGGAACAGCTTTCACAATAATATTCAATGAAAAAAATAGGATCTGA
- a CDS encoding carbonic anhydrase: MPENVEANPITSWNPQSKHPNISETAYIHPQATVIGAVSIGEKVMVAPYASVRGDEGLDIRVDDHSNVQDAVVLHGRQTIDQNGNPIKENQVEVNGENYSIYIGKRVSLAHQAQVHGPAVVFDDVFIGMQTFVYKATIGKNSVLEPKACVIGANVPENRYVPAGVTITSQEDADNLPEIYEGYTFKHTNQEVVEVNVELADGYNQRK, encoded by the coding sequence ATGCCAGAAAACGTTGAAGCAAATCCTATAACTTCATGGAATCCGCAAAGCAAGCATCCGAATATCTCTGAGACCGCATACATACACCCGCAGGCAACGGTCATCGGGGCAGTTTCCATCGGTGAAAAAGTTATGGTCGCCCCCTATGCTTCCGTAAGAGGAGATGAGGGATTGGACATCAGAGTCGATGATCACAGCAATGTACAGGACGCAGTTGTCCTTCACGGCCGTCAGACCATTGACCAGAATGGCAACCCTATAAAGGAGAACCAGGTAGAAGTCAACGGAGAGAACTATTCGATCTACATAGGGAAGCGTGTATCCCTTGCCCACCAAGCACAGGTTCACGGACCAGCTGTTGTTTTTGACGATGTGTTCATAGGCATGCAGACATTTGTCTATAAGGCAACAATTGGAAAGAACTCAGTACTTGAACCAAAGGCCTGCGTGATCGGTGCAAATGTCCCGGAGAACAGATACGTCCCTGCAGGAGTTACCATCACATCTCAGGAAGATGCAGACAACCTGCCTGAAATATACGAAGGATACACATTCAAGCACACTAACCAAGAGGTCGTAGAAGTGAATGTCGAGCTGGCAGACGGATACAACCAGAGGAAATAA